The proteins below are encoded in one region of Macadamia integrifolia cultivar HAES 741 unplaced genomic scaffold, SCU_Mint_v3 scaffold1479, whole genome shotgun sequence:
- the LOC122063857 gene encoding UDP-glycosyltransferase 88B1-like has translation MVGRTYNRKKTRAASNMNMGEEPSGGLPPSTEIGRERGNDDREALVINFFYNPAFPIVADLNVPLYFYVPSGASVVSVFLYLPTIHNQTDKSLRELGNTNLDIPGLPPIHAAQMPDILIDRNNEIYNELLDMSFNFTNSRGIISNTFQALEPRAIETVEEQTSRGVFPGKQIAKIAEGLERSGQRFFWVVRSPPPMHDSGKWMSLSATDDFDLDAVMPKGFLDRTRDRGLVGKSWAP, from the exons atggtggggagaacctacaaccgtaAGAAGACAAGAGCAGCGTcaaacatgaacatgggggaagaaccttcaggggggcttcctccctcgaCGGAGATCGGACGAGAAAGGGGGAATGATGACCGGGAAG CCCTTGTGATCAATTTCTTCTACAACCCCGCCTTCCCCATTGTCGCCGACCTAAATGTCCCTCTTTACTTCTATGTCCCGAGCGGTGCCTCTGTTGTCTCCGTCTTCCTTTACCTTCCAACGATTCATAACCAGACTGACAAGAGCCTCAGGGAGCTTGGCAACACTAATCTAGACATCCCGGGTTTGCCCCCAATTCATGCTGCACAGATGCCTGACATCTTAATTGATCGAAACAATGAGATCTACAATGAGTTATTGGATATGTCATTCAATTTCACCAATTCAAGAGGCATTATATCAAACACCTTTCAAGCACTAGAGCCAAGAGCAATCGAGACCGTCGAAGAACAAAC AAGCCGCGGAGTTTTCCCGGGGAAGCAGATTGCAAAGATCGCCGAGGGGCTTGAGAGGAGTGGTCAGAGGTTCTTTTGGGTGGTGCGAAGTCCTCCACCAATGCATGATAGTGGAAAATGGATGTCGTTATCGGCCACTGATGATTTTGATCTTGACGCTGTGATGCCGAAGGGATTTCTTGATCGGACCAGAGACAGGGGACTGGTGGGGAAGTCGTGGGCGCCGTAG